GATTTgaaacagtgctggaagtaTTCCTCTGACAGCTCGAACAGGACACGTATCGCCTTCTCATTCACTGCTTCAGTCGACAATTCTCTTGAATAATTGTTGGTTTTAAAGATcgctttcatttttttttttgattgtcGAGTAATCCAATTTAGCATATTGTTATTTCGACTTTTGTCGCCCCACGTTGGCGTCAAATTGTTGTTTATACACGCTTCAGGATTTATCCAGTTTCGGATTTTTCTTTATCCACTTACCGTAACTCTCAGTTTAGATTTTCCGGTAACTACTTATACTttagaatttcttatttattttataactgaCCACAATCTTTATTTTTCCCGccttttatagtttttttcaacgattgtcacttttttctattattgatattattgtccTCCTAGTATGTAATTTCGGATGGCGTTGCGGCTTGAGGACTCAAATTTAAATTGTCCAAGagtttttcaaaatgcaaaAGTGTCGATCTTTtctttgatctttatcaaggctaaaaatataAGGTACATTATAACTCAAACgttgatgaagataaacaaGTAAATGTGTCTTAACTGACGTCTTCATAAAGATCAAATgaaagatcgaaacgttgggattttgaaaaattcttttatttgagACCTCAGACCACAGCACCCTTcgaaatcactttttttaattatgttctTTTACGATGTCTGTTTTTTGTAGTACATCAAGAGTACACTCCTgcactttcttctttttttttatacataattattAGGTTACAAAATGTAATGACAATGTAAGATTCAACAtcaatttataggttatatatGATTATGTTAATGTTGATTCATCTTCATAATTATTAATTCTATGTACAGAGAtattctttatttaatattattataaagtttCTCACTGAATATACtttttacaccaccactacaccaatactaacaattacactgtctgacgcacaTTTCGATAAccgagttatcgtcttcagagactgaaggtaaaataAAGTTTCTCACTCTATAAATTTTGCTATAACAGTGTtccaattatttgtttttctgtttttattattatttttcattccaataTTATTCCAGTTAAGTTTCATCTACTTCCAgcttatttttttccaatataaattgtatctttatttttgggTGTTTTGATGTCAACTGGTTCTCTAGTTATTTCGGGAGTTTTTCCTTTCTAACTGTTGTATGTAGGGATTCTTTACATGCAAGACGATAACCCATTTAATTATTGCTTTAATCCAatgataaatattgttttatgaaCTTCACGCTACAATAATACACTTCAAcacttcacttcacttcacACTTCAACAGGATCCTAGTATAAGTTTCTAGCGTGAGTCTGTACATGATCTAGAACGATATGGCATGCAAAttgattgttttgttttataaatgggTCAGGAGAGGAATAATCGATCAACCCTTGTATCTTCCttaaagtaaatttaaaaaaaaatattttcagtttataacGTTGTTGAAAATAATTCCGTATCCATAAAGGAGAAAATCACTCTTGCAACTGTTGGGAAAACTAAAAGTTAATTCAATAatctttctttatatatattgaAGAGATAAAAAGCTTTCTGGCCTACTATCAATTCCGCCTTCTAACTAATCCTGCTTTCGGGATAATATGACCGGGTTAACCAGGATATAATAGGAGCAAGAGACGTGGGGAACTAGAGTGGAAGATATAAATCTTGATGTATTAAAATGTTATTGGTAGTTTGCATTTAGAACATGGTTGTATTGAAACTATTCTAGTTTaggaatatttttcttgataaagcatcttaatttttagtttcttttgatagaaaattggtTTCAGAAAACAGGCTAGTATatgttattattgtatgtatgtAGATTTCCACTAAATAGTCATCGTATTTCGAAAGTCTTCCAGCTTTCATTTGAATCCTCGCAATAATTAATACGAAGCAATAGCAGTGTGATTCAGAAAAAGGAAGCCGTATGTGTACAACCACTTCAAATCCAAACCGACATTTTTGAAGTAAGACTTTAGTAACAAAGAAACATTAGTTGTTTGTTGTTTATAGAGAAGTAAATAGAATGCTAACGCTATTTTCTAGAGTACGAATAGTGGAAAAATTTTGTACACCAGTTATGTCAAAGATATGACACAAGGGCCGCTTCCGGCCCTAggccgtatcaataaggcccaCGATtgcaatgtgtcacagaaagaagaataacgttttttagagcttttagatTTCATTCTACAcctctacggatgttttaaatactcgtactctcaagtctacggacgtttataagtaatttcaacgGCAGCGCGTGCCTAGACAAGCAGGAGAGAAAGACAGTAGCAGCAAGcggaaatattatttttgtcgagaacgaTAGAATCTTCCACGCGCTTCGAGTCTAGACTAGAACCTTTCTGaaccatataaaacgagtgcgACGGCGTaacgtgagtcagttgagtcgaatAATAGAAGCGATACGGttggagaaggattttaattgtactgcaAAGTAGTGAAGGTATTGTGCATTTGTTTATGTGATGCGCATGCGATATCTATCTATAATTGTGTCGAGTTCcataattgttacgattttggcataatgtcacaaaaacgtaAAATTGATAGTGAGTGCAGAGCTTTACAGCCTAAATgggaaattgcatattttttcatggAATGGAAAGGTAAATCACTGTGTTTGATTTGTAATCGAACAGTTGCTGTTTGTAAGTAGTTTAATTTGAAGCGACGATATGATGAGAAACATATCAAGTCAAAACTCGATTGTTACACTGAAAAGAATCAACACATTGTCATCTAAAAAATCTAAACTTCAAGGTCAACAATTCATATTTACTAAAACTAATACAGAGAGCGAAGATGTCCTGAAATCAAGTTTCATTATTGCATTAGAAATCTCGAAAAGATCGAAACTTTTCACTGATGGTCATTTTATTAAAGACTGTACGTTGAAATTGGCCGATGTTTCATTTCCatctcaaaattcaataatttaaaatctttcGCTCTAAGGAAACACTGTTGCTTCAAGGATAaatgatttatctcaaaatttggttcagctgaaggagaaaattaaggaatttacaAACGTTTCTCTGACTGTTGACAATAGCACTGATACTGTTGATAGAGATCAACTTGCTGTTTTTATACGAGGTATTAACAGTAACTTTTAAATAACTGAAGAACTATTAAAGTGCGTCCCATTGATAGGTACTACAAcaccaaataatatttattctgcAATTGAGCATTTGATAGTTCAATATAAACTCGACTGGAATATACTTAGCAGCACAACTACGGATGGCGCTCGTGCTATGGCTGGCAAACATTCGGGcgttgtaactaaattaaaacagaaaatatcagGGAATTTTGTGGGATTTCTCTGTATAATTCATCGGGAATCATTACCATCCAAACATTTGCAAATGGACCATGTCATGcaacctataattaaaattgtaaattttataagaaGCAGAGGATTAAATCACCGACAGTTCAGGcgatttttacaaaatttggaCGAAAAGTTTTTCAATGTTCCTTATTTCACCGAAGTTTGTTAGCTCAGTCGAGGAGTagttttaaaaagattttttgcaATACGTGACCCTATTCAACCTTTCATGTTAGACAAAGGCAAACAaattgattatgacaatgactggtggattgattgtgcctttttggtaaatatgaataaatagttTACTGATCTTAATACAAAGTTACAGGGTAAAAATATGATTGTCACTCAAataatgtattcatatattcaagcctttgaaacaaagttgaggctgtgggaaaatcagctaaaaaattaaactttgtACCATTCCCtcttttaaaatcatttggcacagtgaaccaaaaaaattggatgaatattctcaacttctgcaaaatttgatcacggaattcaacaatcgttttgaaGACTTTCACACAATTAATGTAATGaaattcccaattttcaacaatccattcaattttgaagcttcagAGGCATCAGTTCATTTGCATATGGAGTTCATAGATCTTCCAtcggacagtattttgaaaaaaaaattcaatgcgATTGTCgcttacattttatacacaatattttaagagattggaattaaaaaagcatgcagCACGCATTCTCTGCATGTTTGGTAGCACCTATTTATGTGAGCAGATGTTTTCCGTCAtgaaaataagaacaaacatcgcaCAAGACTTACGAATGAATATCTCCAAgcaattcttaaaataactacaacgaatatgatacctgacatcaatgagcttgtcAAACACAAGAAAAGTCACGTATCTGGATCCtcgagctcaacataattacctaccatcttttataatttataattatatgatttttaacaaccgtagattatatacttatatgatttaataaataaaattttataataattcagttaatttttttttattttcaatctggcccGTCTACGAatccaaaatttaatatatggtcctctgcaaaattgagtttgacacctctgtTGTACACAATAACTAAATGTCTCTTTTTTCtgataaatacttttttactgtgtttttaaaaataacaggatatattattttttagactGTATCTTTTCATAATTTGCCAGCTTAATTTTTAAACATCTTCATTCTGGTGGCAACGGAACATAGATTGTCTGCCCCCATTGTAAAAACTTTGATGTAATCACTCATCAACATCttgttttatgtaaatttgGCAGACTAATAAGCAAATAGTacttcttttccatttttactAATAACTTAGAAACATTCCATCACTTTAATAAGCAGATCCTgcagttttaacaaaaaacatagATTACCGCTACCGCCAGGTAGCCCAGACTCTAACCAAAATATCAAGAAGGACggcatataaaaaaatcagctGAACTAAAATTCTTGCTTTCTAAACGTTGCCAGCTCCCAAACTATAATTGGTATCAACAACCTGTTTTATCATTTCCGTATTAATCCTTAAAGAAAGACGTCTAAAGTTGTTGATCCGGGCATATAGCTGGATTAGTAGATTTAATTGCTCTGTAATTATAAATTGTAACTTGTCGGTAAACGTTACCCTTTTTTGTAGTGTGAACATTTCGGTTTAAATGATTTAAGTGTGTTTATTTCGAGACACCGCACTACATTTAATGCCTCGCGTATAATGGAATTGAAAGATTATAATTTTCAGGTTAATATTGGAAACAAGAATAACTTTGGTTGAGTTTTTCAGGCTATGCAAGTTTCAAATGTTTCTCATGCGTTGGTGGGCCAAACACGAAATGTGCGCGAGAACTAAGTCAAGACGAAACGGAAAATTGTGAAACACAATGTTTTGAAACATATATAGAGTATCAAAGTGagttattttcgataaatcaagattatgaaaatcaaataacttttatttcgatataaaaCGACCTTCACCGAGATGTTTATTTGATGCCTAGCAAGTTTCAGTCCAGATtatgattaattaataattataaaagtttttttttttaaatatttcaccggttttattattagataaattcCAACCCAATCGAAAGTATGAATCCCGTAGAATATGTAAACgttagtttttctattttcctaTAAAGTGGATTTATTTGCAGATCATCTCACTACACTTTTGCAGCCACTAAGTCCCGAAATATATCTAGCAGTATAGCAAAACTTagcaatttcaataaacacaagaAGTACACagtgaaataaaattactaaaccCGAAAGAAGAACCGAGCTCCGACCGCCAAAATGCTGAAAGAATTGCCACAAAAGGGGGTGGTAATGCTAACATACATTTACAATGCAATTCTAAGATTCGGATACTGGCTAAAATCTTATAAAGTTGCACAAATCATATTAATTGGTAAACCAGGCAAAGACCCGACTAACGTGTCATCTCACCGTCCAATAAGCCTTTTACTCACAATGTCCACACAATTCTCTGCCATCAATTTGGATTCCGACACAAACATTCTACATCGAAACAAGTTCATCGACTCACGCAGAAAATAAACAGCTGTCGAAAACAAAGAATACTGCTCTGCTGTTTTCCTCGATATCGGACAGGCTTTTGACAGAGTGTTGCAGAGGGCTgctatataaaattgaaacagCTCTGCCCCCAAACTACTACCCACTAATGAAATCTTACCTAACCAACAGAACCTTCTAAACAAAAGATAATGAGGAAAATTCCTAACAGTTTACTATAGCAGCAGGGGTGCCACAGGGTAGCGTACTAGGTCCGCTATTTTACATACTGTATGCATTAGATATACCAGAGACACAGTATACAACAACAGTCATTCTCTCTACTGATAAATTACAAACCAATTACAAAAGTGGATACAAAAATGAAGGATTAAAGTTAATGATACAAAATCAGTAAATGTAATATTCAAGCTACGTAAGGCTACATGTCCTCCAATTAAGTTAAATAATACATGTAGATAGTGCTAAATACTCAGGAATCCACCTAGACAAAAAACTGGAAGCATcacaacacaaaaaaaaataacttgatatAAAACAAGAGAAATACATTGGTTGAAAGGGGGAAAGTCCAATTTCTCATGTAAAAACAAAGTCCTTATCGACAAATCTGTCATTAAGTCTATATGGACATATGGAATAGAGCTGTGGGATTGCGCTTCCAAatcttatataaatattattcagagaTCCCAGCTTAAAATACTAGACAATGTACAAGAAATTATCTGAACACCACGAAACTATAGAAACCTACCCAACTCTACTACTAGAGGAGTTGTTAACGCCAAGAAACGCAAAATGACTGAAAAAAAGTTGGCCAATAGACCTAATATGAGGTACAAGAGGTTACATCACTGAATGTAAACCTCACTAAGACATTAGATGTCAGATTTTCTAACACTCGCAAGCAAATTAACCCATAGGATGTATCAAATATTCCGAAACAAAATCTCCAGTTTTCCTTTTCAATGTATGACTAAAGTCATCAGTACCAAAGACGAGAAGAAGAAAGTATTATTGAAAATGGAACGAGACGTTATTTGGACGACATTTATATATTGACATATTAAATTGAACGGCACTGCTATTGGCACTCTTACAGACTCGGAAATTTTTATGGAAACGGATCAGAATGAAGCTTTTTCCGTATATCTAAGTCTTACCGCGTATTCCGAAATCGCCACCCTACACGGAAAAATCCGTGGCCATCATTTTAACCTCATAGACCCGGACATTTTCATAGAAACGGATCAGAATTACAGGGAACGTAGCGACGACATAAGGCAAAAATGCagagtggaaaatattaacgaatgggtaCTGAGAAAGCGCGAATGGGACGAACACATAAGTAGAATGAACAAGGCAAAAATAGTAAGGATAGTACAAGACAAAACTCACCACTGGGGAGAAGAAGTATGGGAAGCCCACGAACAAAATGGAGTGATAATCTTACCATCAATTGAAGCAATAGGTATGCTGCGAAGAATCCACAGGCAATCTGCCTAAAATGGagtaggaagaagaagaagaaggatcAGGGTGAAGCTTTTTTCCGAGTCTTACCATATGATCCAGCATCAGCACCCTCCACGGAAAAAAACCGTGGTCTAAATTTTAAtcttagaaacaaaaaaaaattaaaacttagctaacccaacctaacctaacctgacctaacctaacctaacctaacataatttaaccgaacctaacctaatcatcCGTATCCAATTGCCACAGATATTAGTCACTCGTAACGTTGTGCAGATACAGATAGAGCTTCACTCGGctcatttctttaaaaatgtccGTGTCTCTATGGTTGAAATTAGAGTCACGGATTTTTCCATGGAGGGTGccaatagaaaattgaatataaaatatgtttcacCAAATAAGCATTTCGGTGGTGGTCATTATATATCGGGATCCTAAACTATTACATTATTTGTTTAAGGTGGTGTATTTCCGTTGGTAGAACGTAGATGCTGGGATAAACCTGCAAATACTAATAAACGGAATTATTGTGAATGGTTACCATCTCAATCAAGAATTTTAAACACCAACGCTACAATAAAAAGTTGTTCGACTTGTGAGTCATCTAAATGTAATAATAACCAAAAACTTGCTCCAG
This DNA window, taken from Diorhabda sublineata isolate icDioSubl1.1 chromosome 4, icDioSubl1.1, whole genome shotgun sequence, encodes the following:
- the LOC130443257 gene encoding uncharacterized protein LOC130443257 isoform X1; this encodes MSQKRKIDSECRALQPKWEIAYFFMEWKGYASFKCFSCVGGPNTKCARELSQDETENCETQCFETYIEYQSGVFPLVERRCWDKPANTNKRNYCEWLPSQSRILNTNATIKSCSTCESSKCNNNQKLAPVKPTCKA
- the LOC130443257 gene encoding uncharacterized protein LOC130443257 isoform X2, coding for MHRLRICFIFFLVLHMRYGYASFKCFSCVGGPNTKCARELSQDETENCETQCFETYIEYQSGVFPLVERRCWDKPANTNKRNYCEWLPSQSRILNTNATIKSCSTCESSKCNNNQKLAPVKPTCKA